GGGACTTGGGGGAGCTGACTACCTTCGGCGGATGAAACGCCGAAAAGGAGGAAGTCCCCCACGGAATTTGGATTGCACAATATTGGTGCAATTTGACCTCTTATTTGCGGGGCGCGTCCTTCACGCCGGCCCAGCGCAGAGCTTCATGGCGATCCGCGAAGGCGTTCATCTGGACGATTTTGCCGCGGCGCACGGTATAAACGTCGGCGATTTTGGCTTCGTGCCAGTCGTTACCGCCCTTGGGGCGAAATCTGACGAAGACAAAAACTACGATACGGTTGCCGGCCAGGATAAGACGCACCGGTTTACTGGTACCTTGCGTCCAGCCGGAGCGCGATTGGCTCAGGTAGCCTTTCACGGCATCGCGTCCGTGATACGTGCCTCCGCCGGGGAACGTCGCAGGCTCAGTCCAGTCGATATTCGGATCAAGAGAGGCCACGGCGGCGTCGAAGTCACCGCGGTTGAAGGCCGCATAGGCGCCGCGGATTGCCAAGATTGCTTTGTTCATCTCCTGGGATGTTTCGGCGCGACTCGTTTCGGCTTGACGCGAGTACGCGAGCTGGGCAAAAGCCAGACCAATGCAGACGATCGTGATTGACGGCAGGAGGATCCGCGTGCGCTGTTCCCGTGTCCTGCCAACGGCTGACCACAGATCGCGCGGAGACGATGAGTCACTCATATCTCAGGGTGACTGCGGGATCGACGCGAAGGGCGCGGCGCGAAGGAATATAGCTTGCGACGAGACATACAACCAATAACAGAATGGCGGATACAATAAATGTGATCGGGTCGCTAGGCGAAATTCCGTAAAGCCAGCTACGGATCAGGCGTGTGAGGACTAGCGCAGCAATGACTCCGATCGTAACTCCCGAGAGGCACGTGATAGAGGCGTCCCAGAGAACTGTTTTGAGCACGTGTTTCTTTTGGGCACCGAGGGCTACACGAATGCCGATTTCGCGGGTTCGCCGGGTGACGCTGAGAGCAGCGGCGCCGAAAATGCCAACGATGGTCAGCATTAGCGCCAGGAGCGAGAAAGCAGCAAACAAAAAAGTAAGAAACTTCGGGCGGGCGAAAAACGATTCTTCCACGGCTTGCTCGACGGGTTTAGCATCAAGCAAGGCGAAACCCTGATCCGTTTGCCTGATCTTTTCTCGCAACGCCGACACGAGCGCGGCGTGGGAAGCATCGCTGCGCACGAATAGGCTGGCAAAGGCCCAGTTCTGCTGCCACAAGCAGGTATAGATTTCCGGGCCTGCGGGCAATCTAAAGCCGGTCATTTTGGTGTCAGGGACAACCCCAACGATCTCGGCGTCCACTTTTTTGAGCAGCGGGTCATACGTGAAATATGTAATGCGCTTGCCCACAGGATTGCTCCCGCTGAAAAAGATATGGGCCAGAGTCTGGTTCACTACGACAACGGGTTCGGTATTAAGAGCGTCTGCGTTCGAGAAATAACGTCCGCGCACCAGGGGAATATGCATCAAGCTAAAAAATTCCGGCGTCACGCCCCACCAATATGCCGTGGGCAGGCTGTCGGCCGGACCCGAGGGCGACGCGCTTGTGGAAAAAGGCAACTCGGCAACACCCTTAAAATCTACCTGACTGAACGCGGCGAGCTGGATTACGGGCAGTGTTTTCACGTTGTCGAGCAACTGCTGCTCGAAGGCCTTGCTGCGAGCCGCGTCGGGATTTTGATAGTTGGCCGACAAAAGAGAAACCATGGCGACATTGTGAGGATCGAAACCAAGATTCTCGTGGAGAACGAGCCAGAGGCTGCGTCCCATCAAGCTGGCTGCGACTAGCAATAGCATGGCTGCACCGATCTGGACGATGAGGAGCCATTTTTGTGCGTTGAATCCGCGGCCAGTTCGAAGATTGGAACATGAGCCAACACGACTTTTCAGGTCGGAATTCGGATCGGAGCGGGAGCAGACGACAGCGGTGAGCAGGCCGCAAAAAACAGTGCAGAGCAAGACAGCCAGCACGGCAAACAGGAAGACCCATCTGTCAATGCCTGCGTGTTGGAACCACGGGGCGTATGCCGGCGGCGCCAAAAATTTGAAGACATCCAAGAGGCCGATGGAAATGGGAATGGCCAAAACCGCTCCCGAGAAGGAGAGAAGCAAACTTTCGATCAGAAAGTGGCCGGCGATCTTGCGGCGCGGCGCGCCGAGCACAGACCGAATAGCCATTTCACGCCTCCGGGCGAGGCCGCGCGCGAGTGTGAGGCCAGAAACGTTTACACAGGCGACCAAAAGCAGGAGTGCAGCACCTCCGAAGAGCGGCCAGAGGATGCCAGCGATGGGCCCTGCCTGGAGGGATGTCAGGGAATAGAG
This region of Candidatus Acidiferrales bacterium genomic DNA includes:
- a CDS encoding nuclear transport factor 2 family protein → MNKAILAIRGAYAAFNRGDFDAAVASLDPNIDWTEPATFPGGGTYHGRDAVKGYLSQSRSGWTQGTSKPVRLILAGNRIVVFVFVRFRPKGGNDWHEAKIADVYTVRRGKIVQMNAFADRHEALRWAGVKDAPRK
- a CDS encoding ABC transporter permease, with protein sequence MRSLIRSAAFTVSAVLTLALGIASATALFTIVNGVLLHPLPYRDSGRLLEPAEPMMAADFRDIQSQNNVFEQMAMYEQGRYVLSKGGEAQFLTSEAISPGFFSMLGVAPLFGRSFEPREYEPGAANIVLLSYAVWARSFDSDPRILGSSIFLNSRPYIVIGVLPRWFRFKDRWFAGDTDVWLPLALTPSQLEQHGGPKWTPKGPAQDSYSVQIIGCLKRGVTIEKAQRNFDGILERLAAEYPQDKALLKNSQLYSLTSLQAGPIAGILWPLFGGAALLLLVACVNVSGLTLARGLARRREMAIRSVLGAPRRKIAGHFLIESLLLSFSGAVLAIPISIGLLDVFKFLAPPAYAPWFQHAGIDRWVFLFAVLAVLLCTVFCGLLTAVVCSRSDPNSDLKSRVGSCSNLRTGRGFNAQKWLLIVQIGAAMLLLVAASLMGRSLWLVLHENLGFDPHNVAMVSLLSANYQNPDAARSKAFEQQLLDNVKTLPVIQLAAFSQVDFKGVAELPFSTSASPSGPADSLPTAYWWGVTPEFFSLMHIPLVRGRYFSNADALNTEPVVVVNQTLAHIFFSGSNPVGKRITYFTYDPLLKKVDAEIVGVVPDTKMTGFRLPAGPEIYTCLWQQNWAFASLFVRSDASHAALVSALREKIRQTDQGFALLDAKPVEQAVEESFFARPKFLTFLFAAFSLLALMLTIVGIFGAAALSVTRRTREIGIRVALGAQKKHVLKTVLWDASITCLSGVTIGVIAALVLTRLIRSWLYGISPSDPITFIVSAILLLVVCLVASYIPSRRALRVDPAVTLRYE